The DNA sequence AGACTTTAGTTGGAGTGTGTTTTGTTTCGGGGAATCGAATCCCATTCTGGGTTTAATGAGTTGTATtcaaattttgagttttttttttttttttttgcattaatGATCACGCCCAGATAGTAGTGTAAAGAAAAGGTTGATATTTTTTGGTTATGTTTGTAGTTGAATATGTGCTTGGGTTTAAATTCTGAATGGTTGTTGTTTTTGGCTATGATGAAAAGAAATGTTTGAGATTAAAAAGTGAAAAGATGGAAATTTGGGTAATGTATAAGACCTGGATAAGTGAATGGCTGGGTTTGAGGATTAAGGCTTTTGTGTTCTAGGCTTATGCTTTTCAGGGTCTCTTAACTTTTGATCATAGTTGCTGATTTGGTGAAGCCTATCTGAGGCGGGAAGTAGGAGACAGTTATGATTTGGAGATGGGAGCTGTAATTGATTAGTGAAATTGGAATTCGGATATATGATTATTTGCCAAATGTTGTACACATGTCAAAATGTATGGGAGCTGGGAAGGCTAAATGCTGCAACAGCATGTTCGAAATGTGGAACATTCAACTTGGTATTTAGGAAAAAGTCAGGATCGGAAAATGACAAGCTATTCTTTCCTCTTTTGGTATTGTTAGCACGTTATCTCGATTCACTGGGGAAATAGATGTATAAATTGAGGGTCATAAATTCCCATTTTTGATTCTACCTAAATAGGTGTCATTTTTAAATTTCCAAGACGATTCAATTTTAGATGAAAGCTACACCCAACATAACCATCATCACCACAACAACCACCACGATCACCGGCTCCACCAATGTCACATCACCTCTGCCACCATTTGAAATTCTTCAGACATCCTCATTGTTTGAAATTCCATCGGTTTGAAGTTCTTCAAACATCCTCATCCACATGCATGATGATTGGAATTTATAAATTTCCTTGATGTTTTGGCTAAAAGACAAGGAAATTTTTGTCAAATTAATGAGAAGCATACTCAAGTTTACAATAAGCCACAGTGAGTCAGTCATTATTATTCTTATTTGTACATTGTACTACTGTATGCTAACAACCAGAAAGAAAGATAAGAGAGGAACGAAAAAGAGCCGGCGGTGATAGACTAATTTCATATGTATGAttggaagaagaaaatcagGGAAGATATCTTTGGTCCATCATATCCtttatatatgttatatatggATAGGCAGATGGGATAGCAAGGGAAGCATTGCGGAATGAGGCAAGTGCTCCTTTACATTACCTAAGCTTTCTTCCTGTAGGAAAGCTGACAGAACAAAGTTGTGAGGAAATTGTTTAGGCCTAAACAAATTTGAGGCCATGAGGGAACAGTTAAAGATTTGAAATGTCAATATTACATCGACTATGttaccacacacacacacacacatatcaagCTCATATTTTGAGTTTTCGACTTTTGGTTTCTCTTTTTGCAGGGTTTACTAGTTGGGGATATTTGATTTCCAAGATTTGGTTTTTATTGCTTAATAGTGAGTGTGTATAGTTTTGAGAAGTCTTTTCCTCATTTTTATGGATTATAGATTCTGAAGGATCACAAATAAGAAAGATTGCTTTGTTGTGAAAAGTTGTGTATTCATGGTGAATAAAGGtgcattctttctttcttttttattatatatttctTATTAGGAGAACAATTCAAGATATACATATGGGCATGTTCCTCAATAATATGATCCGCTTGTTAAGACTGTGCCTGTTTGGTAACTAATACAATATAGGGAGTTTTACTACAAATATGGCAATTCTTAATTTTCCTTCTAAATTATATGTAATAATTAAGTGAATCATGTCAAgccaactagaaaacaaaaaagaagaaaaaatatctATGTCAGTGACTTTTACACATAAAGAACAATGGGTGTGTTATTCTGAAATATCTAATAACAAGATAGCTTATTCAGGAATATGCTGATTCTGACTTCAATTATCTTTGCATATGCCTTTACAGCAGTTAGAAGGAGAAAAATAAGCCTCTACCCTATTGTTCCGCTTTTTTATCATAATCTTTcatgccatttttttttctacgaAGGTTGTATGACAAATTCATATGTACCCCattgtttgaaatttgaataatgAAGGAATCCTCAGTTTCAAAAAGATAGGCAGCTTCGTCAGAGGTTTTGGTTAGCCTTAGCTCACTGCATCTTCATAGTTGCATATTCAGTATGCTTTAGCAAATTAGATTACCTAACTTATCCGGAAATTATGATGAATTAGTGATTAATACCAAGTGTCTGTTTGAcattaacaaaatataatctTTTGATAATGGGATTTATTAGAAGAACGGGGAAACGTGTACCGCTGGAAATTTGTCAGTTTACCTTGATGCATTATAAATCTGTTTGAGTTCAGTCTCTTCATTAGGATCAAATTTCTGACAAAAGTGCAAATTAGTGTTGCAATTTTTATATGTCAATTCCAGTGTTTAGAAAGGTCAACTCTGTGCTTCAACTTACATATGAAATCAGTTTAATCATTTTGTCATTATCATTATGAAATATATGCTATGCATGCTTCTCCGTTACTAGTaatatgttttttgttttcttctattcCTTTCATTCTGTGAATAGGATTTTTAAATCTTAATATTGACGGGTGTTCTTATTATATTGACACAGGTGGCATGGAGATAACGATGTTCAAAGCACTTCTTAATAAAATCTCctcttttttccatttttcatcCCATGAGAACATAAATTTGGACCCTGTTCAGAAGTACTacaaaaaaacagaagagaTATTAAAATTGTTGAAGAATGTACTTGATGCCATTGTTGATTCTGAGATAGCTTCTTATGAAGTGCTTAATAAGCAATTTGAAGAACTGGGTCACTATGTTGATGAATTGAGGGAGCAATTTCAAGACTGGCAGCCATTGTTGAGTAAAGTGAATCTTGTAAGTTGCTATACAATTCAGTTGTAGTCTGTCGTgaataatgatgtaattttaCTAAAACTGACCCTTCATGGTCACAGGCTCATGTCATAAGTTTGACCAAGTTGAAGTGCGGTTAAGCCTTTAGTTAGAATTGATACTTTAATAGGATTTCTCTCCCCAGCTGTGGTTAATAGAGGTTTTGTCTACCTTTCTTTGTCTTGTTACCCTATCTTTGTTCCTGTGTTTTTTCCATACTCTAAATTTAATATCACATGCTGTGTGGCTTTATTAGTCTAGACTCTATACAGAAGGCATGGCAGGAAATGGTTGATGAATCTGGACATTGCTGCATTTATAGTGCCAATGTGGTCTCTTCCATTTCTCAGTTATTCCCCTTTTTAAATCCTTGTCATCAGATTTGCTGATTAGTGCTTCCTTGGAAGAGTATCAAAACTTTTGGTTTTTTAGAGTCGAATTCTACTAAAAGGTTGCTTTATACATGTAAATATTGGAAGTATAAGCCACTCTAATTCTTGCCTGGAGCTCTGTCGCTAATTCTGTAATCTGTTTCATTGTaatgatatttttgtttttgtttttgttttgttttgttctgttttattttttatttttttccccctCTCATGCCTGTTTACTTTTAGCTCAAAATTGTATTGTGGAATGGAATTCTGAAATAATAGATATACTGCACTATCATTTGTTTGAGAGACAAAATTCACTGAAATTATATATACTTTTGTCCGCTAGTGGCCCAAATAGATAGTGACAATTTAAGTTCCCTGAGGATAGAGATTGATGCATTTTCACAAGTGACAGTTTCTCTAATGATCTTCTCTTTTGTTTAGGTTCTGCAAGTTGAATCATTGATATCAAAGATTTCGACTTGTAGCCTGGATGTCTTTCAGCTACTGAAGACTTCTGAGCAACATCTCCCTGATGAATTGGGTTCAGCATCTCTTGAGGTATGAAATGTGTGAGACAAGTTATTAATTCTCTACCTTTATTTATTGTGTTACACTAGAGCATGACACTCAGTTGCTTCAAGTCTATCGCCTATCAAATGTACATTGTTAGATGAAAGACCGTCTGTTAGATGGTAAAACCATGTATTTATTTGTAATTAGCATTGTTGGGGTAGGGGAAAGTAATCTGTTTCTTGGGTATAAAGTAAGCAGTCTCCGCCAACAGAGCTAAAAATCCCTACTTAGATGGTGAATTTTTTAAACACTAAATTTTTTGAATGCCAGTGAAGTAATTGATATCATTTTGGTGGATTTATCATTTTGAGATGTCTAAGACTCACCTTGGTTGGTTGCAGCCCTGCATACAGAAACTAAAGCATATGAGCTATGAGCAAACATCAACTGTCATTAAAGATGCTATAAGTGATCTAGTGGAGGGTATTGCGCCTAGCTCAGAGATCCTAGTGAAAATTGCAGAGGGCCTTAGCTTGAGGTCGAATCAGGAGATCCTTATCGAGGCTGTGGCACTCGAAAAGCTGAAGGAGAATGCTGAACAATCTGAAAAGATCGAGGAAGCAGAATATATTGAGCATATGATAGCCCTCGTCACTCGTATGCATGAGCGTCTTATTACGATAAAGCAGTCTGAAAGCTGCAGCGCAGTTCCAATACCTGCTGATTTCTGCTGTCCTCTCTCTCTGGAGCTGATGACAGATCCAGTGATTGTGGCATCAGGACAAACCTATGAGAGGACTTTCATCAAGAATTGGATTGATCTTGGCCTCACAGTTTGTCCTAAGACACGGCAGACTTTAGCTCACACCAATTTGATACCTAATTACACTGTAAAGGCACTGATTGCAAATTGGTGCGAGTCGAACAATGTGAAACTGCCTGATCCCACAAAGTCTGTGTGCTTAAATAAGCCAACACACCTCCTTGGACATGCAGAGCCTGGTGCGCCAAAGGACTTGCCTATTCTTCCTCATTCTAGGGTCAATTCATCAATGTCACCTGAGTCAACTCGATCTATGGGTTCCCCCACTAATAAATATATCTCATCTGGTGGATTGCATCGGGAAGGAAGTTCTCCATTCCATCCTCGTTCCGCATCAGAAGGTTCCTTGTCAGTAGCTGGAAATGGGCAGGTTTTGGATATCGCAAGAGTATCATCTACAAGTTCTGAAGATAGATCTGCCACTATAGACGAAAGGGGTACAGATCTAGTGAGCCAACAGTCTACATCACCATCCAGAAATGAATTTCCTATTACTACTGAAGCCAACCAGTCGTCACAAAACCATAATAGAAGTGCCTCAGCATCCAGCATACTTTCTAATACCAATGGTACTCGAGAAAATGCAGTAGATGccgatgggtccttacagacatcAGGCAACCTGTCAGGCTACAGCAGTGATGCTTCTGGGGAGTTTAGATCAGGACCACCGGCTGCTACCCCTCAACACAGAGAAACTGAGTTGCCAACCAGATTGCCGGAGGCAAGACCTCGAAACCCAATGTGGCGCCGACCTTCTGGGAACTTAATCCCAAGGATAGTTTTGACTCCATCCACTGAAACAAGACCTGACCTTTCTGGACTAGAAGCCCAAGTTCGAACCCTGGTAGAGGACTTGAAAAGCACTTCACTTGATACTCAAAGAGAAGCAACATATGAACTCCGGATGCTTGCAAAGCATAATATGGATAATCGGATTGTTATTGCAAACTGTGGGGCCATTACCTTGTTGGTGGAATTACTCCGTTCTACAGATTCAAGGGTCCAGGAAAATTCTGTCACAGCACTTCTTAACTTGTCGATCAATGATAACAACAAAACTTTAATTGCTACTGCTAACGCAATTGAACCTCTTATTCATGTCCTTGAGACAGGGAGTGCTGAGGCCAAGGAGAACTCAGCCGCCACTCTGTTTAGCCTTTCGGTGATTGAGGATAACAAGGTTCGTATTGGAAGGTCAGGGGCTATTAGGCCTCTAGTTGATCTATTGGGGAATGGGACTCCTAGAGGGAGGAAAGATGCAGCCACGGCTTTGTTTAATTTGTCAATATTCCATGAGAACAAAGGTCGGATTGTTCAAGCTGGTGCTGTAAAGTACTTGGTGGAGTTAATGGACCCAGCTGCTGGAATGGTTGACAAGGCAGTTGCTGTTTTGGCTAATCTTTCTACAATTCCTGAAGGAAGGACGGCAATTGGTCAGGAGGGTGGGATCCCTGTTCTAGTTGAGGTGGTTGAGTTGGGTTCTGCTAGAGGGAAGGAGAATGCAGCTGCTGCTCTTTTACAGCTCTGCACAAATAGTAATAGGTATTGCAGTATGGTGCTCCAAGAAGGAGCTGTCCCGCCGTTAGTCGTATTGTCACAATCTGGCACCCCAAGGGCCAGAGAAAAGGTATGATGCTGTATGTGTCTTTTGAtggttgcctctctctctctctcactctaggTTTTAGACTTCATGACAGATTATGTGTCAAAAGATACTGTTTAACCAAGTCTTTGGTTTTCTTGCAGGCTCAGACACTACTTAGATACTTCAGAGACCATAGACATGGTAGTGCCGGTAGAGGATAATTGCTCAAATAGAATCTTTGCTGTCACCAGAGGTTTTGATTCAACTTTTTATAGATGATGTATAAATTGTTGGTGCGAATAATTCATTTGAAGGTCTTCTTGTGTGGATTTAATGTAATTTTTAGAAAGaggaaaaacaaatgatttatAGAGAATTTGTATCAGTCCTGTAAAGTACTTGTTATGTGGTatgttggaaaaaaaaagaaaattcatacCTGCGAGTCTAGTTGTTGAACTGTTTGTTGTGGTTCATGCCCGTCTGCATTTGATGTagttatatattaatatattcaTTCCCATTCGTGGCTCATTGAAATTTTGACaggctaatatatatatatatatatatatatatatatatatatatatatatatatttttttttttttctacgaTGGAGGCAAAACCCcatcaaagagaaaaaagaatacTGCTCGGCCATTCCGGCTGTTGAAAACTTATAGACAGGCTAATATTCTTTGCGTCAATTGGAGCTGCGAGATGCCAAATGGTAGTGAAATAGTTGAACAAGAAATACattctgcttcttttttttttttcctgaaattCCTAATTACCAAATGAGTattaattttatataattttggaTTTTTATCCTGATATTAGACTTCTAAATATTTAGAGTACATCAAGAGTTTTGAATTGATTCTGATTCAAttggaattttcagaaatttttatcaTGTATGGTAGCATTTTTAATCAAACTTCATCAGAATTGGATTTCTAATCCAAGTTGCACTCCTATCTATTGATTAGTGATCCCATTAACCTAACCCCTAATTGTAagcaacaaaatattaaaatatagaTGCATATGATATTAGAAATTTCAATCTCAAATCCTTGTGTCCTTAGTTTTTTCAAGAAAACCAATAGGACATGAGAAGGTTGTAGACTGCCTTTTATGCATTAACAAACACCACACTCACATATTTGAAAAACTTCTGACCAACTATTATGTCTCTGTCATCTTCATAAGCTTCAACTAATAAATGATGTATAAGATTTTATTTTAGTGCTCATTTGAACTTTATAAACATACTTCTCTTTATTCGGTTTACTCCACAAGCTACCTACACCAAAATGAGGCGCATAGCATCTGGGAGATTAGTCCCAAGGAACTGTTCCTGTCCTTCAGCAATGGAAACAAGAGCTGACCTCAAGGGAGTCAAATCCCAAGTCCAGAATCTGGTTGAAGAGTTACATGGCACTTGTGTAAATACTCAAAGAGAAGCAACACTTCAGCTCCGACTACTCGCAAAGCATAACATGAACAATCGGATTGTTATTGCAAACTGTGGAGCCATAAGCTTTTTGGTGGGTTTGCTAAGCTCAACTGACAAAAGGGTACAAGAAAATGCTGTCACAGCACTTCTTAACTTGTCGATCAATAATGACAACGAGATCAGAATTGCTACTGCTGCCAAGGCAATTGAGTCTGTGGTTCATGTGCTTGAGAATGGGAGTGATGAGGTCAAGGAGAACTCAGCTGCCACATTATTTAGCCTTTCGATGACCTGGGAAAACAAGGTTCGGATTGGAAGGTCCAAGGCTATTAGGCCTCTAGTTGAGTTACTAGGGAATGGGAGTCTTAGAGGGGAAAAAAGATGCAGCTACAGCATTGTTTAGTATTTTGATTTTTCGTGAGAACGGGGAACGGATTGTTCAAGCTGGTGCTGTGAAGTACTTGGTGGAGTTTGTGATGAATCCAGAAGCTGGAATAGTTTACCAGACTATTGCTGTTTTGGCTGCTTTTTGTACAAGTCATGAAGGGAGGATAGCAATTGTTGAGGAAGGTGGGGTTCCTGTTCTGGTTGAGGTTTTGAAGTTAGGTTCCGAAAGAGGCAAGGAGAATGCAGCTGCTGCTCTATTACAGCTCTGCACAAGTAGTGATGAACAATGTAGTATGGTGGTTGATAAAGGAGTTGTTCCATCTTTGGTGGCAATGTCACAATCTGGCACCCCAAGGGCCAAAGAAAATGTATGAAATCTTGCTTGTTATGGTTTCCTCTTTCTCTCCCTTGCCCGTCTAGTTGTCAGACTTTCACTCGTTTTCATCACCATAAGAACCATTTTCATCGACAAAAGCCTTCCGTAAAATAATAATGCACAAACTTTTGCCGACGAAGTTTCTTCAGTTGAATGTCTAAACATGAGCACATTTCCAAGAGCCTGAGGAATTTATCAAATTCAATTCCCTGCCGCGgggcctagctagctagctaggcccGGCCTTGCCCAATGGCAGCCTTGGCAACAGTCCAGGGCCCAAGGGAAGGTAGGGCACAATTTTGAATataaggttatatatatatatatatatattgatgtaCTTATAGATAAACAGCAATATACGCTATGGAACGTGTAAAAAAAGAATCTTTTATTTCAGAATTCTAGAGGGCACTAATTAaggttttcttcttttctttttttaatattttgagtcattgagAACCGTAAAAAGTCAAGCATCATTATAGTAGTCTTTCACTCTCTCCAAAACctagaaatcaaacaaatttctctttaaatttgggGTTTCAATTAATGGTTATTAAATCCCTTAATTCTTCACTTGCATCATCtgacattttcaatttttctcctaTCTGCTTTTCATCTCCCAATAATCTTTCTCCTCTCTATTATTTTGTTATTCTACAGTGAGCAACATATTTTTTGACATTTCATGATGCAGGTTGAGTTATAGATCAAAATAGATATCgagtattttttaattttaaaattttggataTTAGAAGTTCTGTTGCTTGTTTTTTGTGATTTTCTTGATTATTCTAAAAACTTGTTATTAATTCGTAATTTTTTGAAGTTGAATTATCTCATAatcgtttaaaaaaaaatctcaagacCGATCCTGGGCACCAAAAAATATTTCGCCCTGGGCATGAAGAacctcaggaccggccctgtaGCTAGCTAGTGTTATATGAATATGATCAGTCAGTTACTGCCTACTTGGAGACACTTCACACAAGTACTATGTTACTCTTTCAGTAGACTTGATTTGATTTCAAACTTGAAAGCAAGTAGTCCTTTATAGTTAATGTGGGAATTAATAAAGCAATTGGTGTTCTTGCAGGCACAAACACTCCTCACCTTTTTATGGGGAGGAGTCCTGTATAGTTAATGTGGGAAGAATCTGGTTTCTTGATCTCATACTCCCTTGTATAGTTACTATGCATATTGCCGAGGGTCCGGGACCAAGAATTGGGATTATATATACCTCTCAAGTTGTAGTGAATTATGTTGTGTTAAAGTTGAACAAGAATAAACATTGCGCAACCTGCTAGTCTAGTTTCCGTGTTCGAAAATCTATTGGATTATTTCTCATATTTGAATGGATCCATTCCTGTTTGGAACAAATTGCAAAGTGATTTCCTTGTTTAGATTGGTAAACAAATTTTGCTTAAAATTTCTAGTACAGACAGATTCCGTTGATACAGATGACACTCGAATACATATCCACACCACACTCGGGTTATGGTCTAAAACTCAACCATCCCATAAAAGCCTTACTATTCCAACATATACAATGCACAGAGACACATTTCTGATCCTATATCAACCTCCCAGACAGCAAGAAGGCTGCAAACACTGGCCATAACAACGTTCTTCTGCAGAGTCACTCGATGCAAGTAAGTTGACCTGTATGAATTCTTACAGAATTTAGTCATCCCCCGGTTAAACCTTCAACAACAAATAATGCCGGTTGCAAATTACAGTTTACCTTGATAATCTCCCACTTGAAGCTTGGGCGTGTAGCAGTGGCTAATATACTCATGTTAAAATGCTGttaagacaacagaaaaaaagtAGCAATTTTTGTGAGTGGATTGTTTGTAACAGAATATTTCCTAAACCCCAGTGAAGAAAATCACACACAACTAATCACATTGCGTCAACAACTCACCCTGAAAGGATCGCCCCTTAAGGACTGCACGAATATTGAATTTCCTGATTCATCCTGCAAAGAAGCTGTGGTGAGCATACGTGCTTTGGATATGATAATCACAAATCTCATGAACTAATCTACCTCCAAATAAACATCCCTAAGTCGCTTTCCAGTTTGAGCACAGCAGATGCGAATCAGGTCCTCATCGCAACTTCCACTGATGATATAGTCCCTTCCATTCATGTAATACGACCGCGTATAGTTATGAGGACTTCCTGTTGAAGCTATCTCAAAACTCATGTGCAGCCTCCCATCTGCCGCCAAAAGTTGCTTAACCTGGCAAGTGACGACTCAAGAAATTGAGCATCCaacttcaaaattgaaaaaccacCAGACCCTTGTAATAGAGGTGTACCTCGTTGTCAACAGCTGAAACAAGCAAATAATGGTCATCAGGAGAAAagcaagccatcacatttcctCTTGAGCTAGAAGCTGTATAGCACGGTTTCCTTGGGCTCTGTCTCAAATCCCACATCTTCACATCATGGTCAAAGGATGAAGTAGCAAACATATAAGGGGAATGGTGTGCAAATTTGGCAACATTGATCGGTTCTCGGTGAAGATTACTGAACAACTCTAAACGCTTTCCACTGCCAACGTCATACAGAGCAAGGCCTTTGGAGTATCCACTAGCGAGAAGCTGGTCATCAGTTGAATTTACATGAAGAGAAGTCAATTGCTCGAAATCTTCAAAAGTTGCACCACTAGAGC is a window from the Rosa chinensis cultivar Old Blush chromosome 2, RchiOBHm-V2, whole genome shotgun sequence genome containing:
- the LOC112186616 gene encoding U-box domain-containing protein 4; the encoded protein is MEITMFKALLNKISSFFHFSSHENINLDPVQKYYKKTEEILKLLKNVLDAIVDSEIASYEVLNKQFEELGHYVDELREQFQDWQPLLSKVNLVLQVESLISKISTCSLDVFQLLKTSEQHLPDELGSASLEPCIQKLKHMSYEQTSTVIKDAISDLVEGIAPSSEILVKIAEGLSLRSNQEILIEAVALEKLKENAEQSEKIEEAEYIEHMIALVTRMHERLITIKQSESCSAVPIPADFCCPLSLELMTDPVIVASGQTYERTFIKNWIDLGLTVCPKTRQTLAHTNLIPNYTVKALIANWCESNNVKLPDPTKSVCLNKPTHLLGHAEPGAPKDLPILPHSRVNSSMSPESTRSMGSPTNKYISSGGLHREGSSPFHPRSASEGSLSVAGNGQVLDIARVSSTSSEDRSATIDERGTDLVSQQSTSPSRNEFPITTEANQSSQNHNRSASASSILSNTNGTRENAVDADGSLQTSGNLSGYSSDASGEFRSGPPAATPQHRETELPTRLPEARPRNPMWRRPSGNLIPRIVLTPSTETRPDLSGLEAQVRTLVEDLKSTSLDTQREATYELRMLAKHNMDNRIVIANCGAITLLVELLRSTDSRVQENSVTALLNLSINDNNKTLIATANAIEPLIHVLETGSAEAKENSAATLFSLSVIEDNKVRIGRSGAIRPLVDLLGNGTPRGRKDAATALFNLSIFHENKGRIVQAGAVKYLVELMDPAAGMVDKAVAVLANLSTIPEGRTAIGQEGGIPVLVEVVELGSARGKENAAAALLQLCTNSNRYCSMVLQEGAVPPLVVLSQSGTPRAREKAQTLLRYFRDHRHGSAGRG